A single Cucumis melo cultivar AY chromosome 4, USDA_Cmelo_AY_1.0, whole genome shotgun sequence DNA region contains:
- the LOC103499262 gene encoding E3 ubiquitin-protein ligase CHIP, which yields MGPGVPLSGAAKQAEILRKDGNHYFQKGRIGAAIEAYTEAITLCPNVPVYLTNRALCHRKRNDWKKVEEDCRRAIQLDSSSVKAHYMLGLALLQNKEYPEGIKHLEKALDLGRGENPKSYIVEEIWQELAKAKYREWEQASTERSWELQTLKEACEAALEQKYFLDQSELEGFVDEAEIAHRKQLKSLRSVFEKVAEADSPSEVPDYLCCKITLDILRDPVITPSGVTYERAVILDHFNKVGNFDPITRELLDESQLIPNLAIKEAVQSFLDKHGWAYNTE from the exons ATGGGGCCAGGAGTCCCCTTGTCTGGCGCTGCAAAACAGGCTGAGATTCTCAGGAAAGATGGGAACCACTATTTTCAAAAGGGTCGAATTGGAGCTGCCATTGAAGCTTATACCGAG GCGATTACTCTATGCCCCAATGTTCCTGTGTACTTGACGAACCGTGCTTTGTGTCATCGCAAGCGGAA TGATTGGAAGAAGGTGGAGGAGGATTGTCGGAGAGCTATTCAGCTTGATAGCAGTTCTGTAAAG GCACATTACATGTTAGGATTAGCGTTATTACAAAATAAAGAATATCCGGAAGGAATCAAACATTTGGAGAAG GCTTTGGATCTTGGTAGGGGTGAAAATCCAAAGAGTTATATAGTAGAGGAGATATGGCAGGAACTTGCTAAAGCAAAATACAGGGAGTGGGAACAAGCATCCACCGAACGTTCATGGGAATTGCAGACATTGAA AGAAGCTTGTGAGGCTGCActtgaacaaaaatattttcttgACCAATCTGAACTAGAAGGGTTCGTAGATGAAGCTGAAATTGCTCATCGGAAACAATTAAAATCGCTAAGAAGTGTGTTTGAAAAAGTTGCTGAGGCAGATTCGCCATCAGAG GTACCTGATTATCTTTGTTGTAAAATCACACTCGATATTCTTCGCGATCCTGTTATTACTCCCAGCGGGGTTACATACGAGAGAGCAGTGATTCTCGACCATTTTAATAAG GTTGGTAACTTCGATCCCATAACGCGGGAGCTGCTCGACGAGTCCCAACTTATACCAAACTTAGCCATCAAGGAAGCAGTACAATCCTTTCTAGATAAGCATGGATGGGCTTATAATACGGAATAA